A stretch of Lactuca sativa cultivar Salinas chromosome 6, Lsat_Salinas_v11, whole genome shotgun sequence DNA encodes these proteins:
- the LOC111886936 gene encoding probable lipid phosphate phosphatase beta: MEKPSRPPPPPSTSLLRHLVNFDTAVSLTLYNLTQPILPRPFLKLLEISGDGRLFFPILLSLLLSPLRSASPLLLTLLVNLLIGSLLDLILIGLIKHIVRRPRPVYNKHMFLTFAVDHWSFPSGHASRVCFTASLFYLSSDLIPSIFLQLKSGMLGLDEFESVKRLNVLVIAWATATSVSRVLLGRHFVFDVAAGAGLGVLNASFVFHFLNCEFFSSILSRKL, from the coding sequence ATGGAGAAACCATCGCGGCCGCCACCACCACCGTCAACATCGCTCCTCCGCCACCTAGTCAACTTTGATACAGCTGTTTCCCTCACTCTCTACAACCTCACTCAACCCATCCTGCCTCGTCCCTTCCTCAAACTTCTTGAAATCTCCGGCGACGGCCGTCTCTTCTTCCCTATCCTCCTTTCCCTCCTTCTCTCTCCTCTCCGATCCGCTTCTCCTCTACTACTGACCTTACTTGTTAACCTACTTATCGGATCTCTGCTCGATCTTATTCTTATAGGTCTCATCAAACATATCGTTCGCCGGCCCCGCCCTGTCTATAACAAACACATGTTCCTCACCTTCGCCGTTGACCACTGGTCTTTCCCCAGCGGCCACGCTTCTAGAGTTTGCTTCACCGCTTCCTTGTTTTATCTTTCCTCTGATTTAATCCCAAGTATTTTCCTTCAATTGAAGTCTGGCATGTTAGGATTGGATGAATTTGAGAGTGTTAAGCGTTTAAACGTGCTTGTAATAGCCTGGGCTACTGCTACGTCGGTTTCTAGGGTTTTGCTTGGACGGCATTTCGTGTTTGATGTTGCTGCGGGAGCTGGATTGGGTGTTCTTAATGCGTCATTCGTCTTTCACTTCCTGAATTGTGAGTTTTTTAGCTCGATCCTTTCCAGGAAATTGTAG